One segment of Halococcus salsus DNA contains the following:
- a CDS encoding A/G-specific adenine glycosylase: MSSSESDAEFSLSEDLDTEAVRRALVEWYEADHRAYPWRETTDPYAIWVSEVMSQQTQLDRVVRAFEAFVERWPDVHALAAADRSDVVGFWSSHSLGYNNRARYLHEAAGQVVEEFDGSFPETPDELQELQGVGPYTANAVASFAFNNGDAVVDTNVKRVLYRAFSVPDDDAAFEEIAGTLMPDGESRVWNNAVMELGGVACEKTPACDTAECPWREWCDAYATGDFSAPDVPAQSAFEGSRRQFRGRVVRVLGEYDSLPLSELGPRIRVDYTPDGEHGREWLSGLLSDLADDGLVALDTDGETTARLQR; the protein is encoded by the coding sequence ATGAGTTCCTCCGAGTCTGATGCCGAGTTCTCGCTCTCCGAAGATCTCGATACTGAGGCGGTTCGTCGGGCGCTCGTCGAGTGGTACGAGGCCGACCATCGCGCCTATCCGTGGCGCGAGACCACCGACCCCTACGCGATCTGGGTCTCGGAGGTGATGAGCCAGCAGACCCAGCTCGACCGGGTGGTCCGGGCGTTCGAGGCGTTCGTCGAACGCTGGCCCGACGTCCACGCGCTCGCGGCGGCCGACCGCTCGGATGTGGTGGGGTTCTGGAGTTCTCACAGTCTGGGCTACAACAACCGCGCGCGCTACCTCCACGAGGCGGCGGGGCAGGTCGTCGAGGAGTTCGACGGAAGCTTTCCCGAAACCCCCGACGAGCTTCAGGAACTCCAGGGCGTCGGGCCGTACACCGCGAACGCGGTGGCGAGCTTCGCGTTCAACAACGGCGACGCGGTCGTGGACACCAACGTCAAGCGCGTGCTCTATCGCGCCTTCTCGGTGCCCGACGACGACGCGGCCTTCGAGGAGATAGCAGGTACACTCATGCCGGATGGCGAGTCGCGGGTCTGGAACAACGCGGTGATGGAACTCGGCGGCGTGGCCTGCGAGAAGACGCCCGCGTGCGATACGGCCGAGTGCCCGTGGCGCGAGTGGTGTGACGCCTACGCGACCGGCGACTTCAGCGCGCCCGACGTCCCAGCCCAGTCGGCCTTCGAGGGCAGTCGCCGGCAGTTCCGGGGTCGCGTGGTCCGGGTACTCGGCGAGTACGACTCCCTCCCGCTCTCGGAGCTCGGCCCCCGGATCCGTGTGGATTACACCCCCGACGGCGAGCACGGCCGCGAGTGGCTCTCGGGCCTCCTGTCGGACCTCGCGGACGACGGCCTCGTGGCGCTCGACACCGACGGCGAGACCACCGCTCGGCTCCAGCGGTAG
- a CDS encoding glycerophosphodiester phosphodiesterase, which produces MERGPAERVPPTTQRSDDLLSIAHRGFAGVAPENTLAAMRAACENPGTDMVEIDVQPAANGEPVVFHDLTLGRLTNVPPAERRRRVSETSLETLRNCSVLGSDERVATFAEVLDALPADVGVNVELKHPGTGQPRRELDPRDRSRGRDRWSPLVERVVRALDDQGNRALVSSSYEGALVAMREVAPEIPLAYLFWNSIEGGLEVTDRYDCEAVHPSLDMVRGADLFNSGYVPTGPFADIDLVERAHETGRPVNVWTVTDWHQASQLRAAGVDGLIADYPGLARVTPPRTAADAGPSTADASAAVSDD; this is translated from the coding sequence ATGGAACGCGGTCCCGCCGAGCGAGTCCCTCCGACGACGCAGCGCTCGGACGACCTCCTCTCGATCGCCCACCGAGGCTTCGCGGGCGTCGCCCCGGAGAACACCCTCGCCGCGATGCGGGCGGCCTGTGAGAACCCGGGGACCGACATGGTCGAGATCGACGTCCAGCCAGCGGCGAACGGCGAGCCGGTGGTCTTCCACGACCTCACGCTGGGCCGACTCACCAACGTCCCGCCCGCCGAACGACGCCGACGGGTGTCGGAGACCTCCCTCGAAACCCTCCGAAACTGCTCGGTGCTCGGGAGCGACGAGCGGGTGGCGACGTTCGCCGAGGTGCTCGACGCGCTTCCCGCGGATGTCGGGGTGAACGTCGAGCTCAAGCACCCGGGAACCGGTCAGCCGCGCCGTGAACTCGACCCCCGCGACCGGAGCCGGGGCCGCGATCGCTGGAGCCCGCTCGTCGAACGGGTCGTTCGGGCGCTCGACGACCAGGGCAACAGGGCGCTCGTCTCGTCGTCCTACGAGGGCGCGCTCGTGGCGATGCGGGAGGTCGCCCCGGAGATCCCGCTCGCCTACCTCTTCTGGAACTCGATCGAGGGCGGGCTCGAAGTAACCGACCGCTACGACTGCGAGGCCGTCCACCCCTCGCTGGACATGGTTCGGGGGGCGGACCTCTTCAACTCGGGTTACGTCCCGACCGGGCCGTTCGCCGACATCGACCTCGTCGAGCGGGCGCACGAGACCGGCCGGCCGGTCAACGTTTGGACCGTCACGGACTGGCACCAGGCCAGCCAGCTCCGCGCCGCCGGCGTCGACGGTCTCATCGCCGACTACCCGGGGCTCGCGCGGGTCACGCCACCCCGAACCGCGGCCGACGCCGGCCCGTCGACCGCCGACGCGTCGGCGGCGGTGTCGGACGACTGA
- a CDS encoding YIP1 family protein translates to MTQWVENPTGGRDRGPGAIARAWLEVLVRPRRFFATGVAPGDQAPGLVFVGAVVAVEELSRFLLVPGALPVIADQRVASLVLVLVLAVGLIAPLALHFAAALCTLGLALLVSERGGISETVQVIAYATAPCLLAGPPIPALRVVCAVYGAVLLVVGISEIHDTGLPRAALAAAVPAAFVFGYAFRGFAAAGALLGLS, encoded by the coding sequence ATGACGCAGTGGGTCGAGAACCCGACCGGCGGGCGCGACAGGGGGCCGGGAGCGATCGCGCGCGCGTGGCTCGAAGTCCTCGTCCGTCCTCGGCGGTTCTTCGCCACGGGGGTTGCGCCCGGTGACCAGGCCCCCGGACTCGTCTTCGTCGGCGCGGTCGTCGCGGTCGAAGAACTTTCGCGATTCCTCCTCGTTCCCGGTGCGCTCCCGGTGATAGCGGACCAGCGTGTCGCCTCGCTCGTGCTCGTCCTCGTGCTCGCGGTGGGTCTGATCGCGCCGCTCGCCCTCCACTTCGCGGCCGCGCTCTGTACCCTCGGGCTCGCGCTCCTCGTCTCCGAGCGCGGCGGGATCAGCGAGACGGTGCAGGTCATCGCCTACGCCACTGCCCCCTGTCTCCTCGCGGGGCCACCGATCCCTGCCCTCAGAGTCGTCTGTGCGGTCTACGGCGCGGTGTTGCTCGTCGTCGGCATCAGTGAGATCCACGACACCGGTCTCCCGCGGGCCGCGCTCGCCGCGGCGGTCCCTGCGGCCTTCGTCTTCGGCTACGCCTTCCGCGGCTTCGCGGCCGCTGGAGCCCTGCTCGGACTCAGTTGA
- a CDS encoding ABC transporter ATP-binding protein: MSTGGESVFDEYREAVDRPIYRLFADYGLDHRRWFATGMTANVIARGASLLPPLVLGVAIDAVFPTAGSGAPYELPFVPQTWLPTTDGGQFALSVGLIVGAFLVTAVFTWVYGVTANNFAHRVMHDVRTDCYAKMQNLDMPFFDDKQTGEVMAILNNDATNLERFLDDALHDSARLVVMIGGIAAILVWMNPQLALVTLVAVPAMALLTRWFMRAVEPRYVAQRKAVGALNTRLENSLSGIGLVKTTGTEDYETERVTDASYTYFKRTMAMLRLNYLYRPGMELLAGLSFGATFVVGGWWLATGEAPLFLTGSLTTGTFVTFLLMSQRFVTPLSEVSTIIDQYENARASSERVFGLMRIPASITDADDAITLRDPAGEVSYEDVTFGYDEEVVIDDVSFSADPGETIALVGPTGAGKSTLLKLLLRLYDVDEGSIALDGHDIRGLTLESLREAIGYVAQDTYLFDGTIAENLRYGAFDATEEEMVEAAKAAESHAFITALPEGYDTRVGERGVKLSGGQRQRLAIARAMLQDPPVLVLDEATSDVDTETEAAIQRSLERLTEDRTTFVIAHRLSTVTDADRVFVLRDGQIEERGSHDDLLDAEGSYARLWRAQSGGAVGSALD, translated from the coding sequence ATGTCGACGGGTGGGGAGAGCGTCTTCGACGAGTATCGCGAGGCCGTCGACCGGCCGATCTACCGGTTGTTCGCCGACTACGGTCTCGACCACCGTCGCTGGTTTGCCACGGGCATGACCGCGAACGTGATCGCCCGCGGTGCGAGCCTCCTGCCCCCACTGGTTCTCGGGGTCGCCATCGACGCGGTGTTCCCGACCGCGGGCTCCGGCGCGCCCTACGAACTCCCGTTCGTGCCCCAGACGTGGCTGCCGACCACCGACGGCGGCCAGTTCGCGCTCTCGGTCGGCCTGATCGTCGGGGCCTTCCTCGTGACGGCGGTGTTCACCTGGGTCTACGGTGTGACCGCGAACAACTTCGCCCACCGCGTGATGCACGACGTCCGGACCGACTGCTACGCGAAGATGCAGAACCTCGACATGCCCTTCTTCGACGACAAGCAGACGGGCGAGGTGATGGCGATACTCAACAACGACGCCACCAACCTCGAACGGTTCCTTGACGACGCGCTCCACGATTCGGCTCGATTGGTAGTGATGATCGGCGGTATCGCCGCGATATTGGTCTGGATGAACCCCCAGCTCGCGCTCGTCACCCTCGTGGCGGTGCCCGCGATGGCGCTGCTCACCCGGTGGTTCATGCGCGCGGTCGAGCCCCGCTACGTCGCCCAGCGAAAGGCCGTCGGCGCGCTCAACACGAGGCTCGAAAACAGTCTCAGTGGGATCGGCCTCGTCAAGACCACAGGCACCGAGGACTACGAGACCGAGCGCGTCACCGACGCCTCCTACACCTACTTCAAGCGGACGATGGCGATGCTCCGGCTCAACTACCTCTACCGCCCGGGAATGGAGCTCCTCGCCGGCCTCTCCTTCGGCGCGACGTTCGTCGTCGGGGGATGGTGGCTCGCCACGGGCGAAGCGCCCCTCTTCCTCACGGGAAGTCTGACGACCGGGACCTTCGTAACTTTCCTCCTGATGAGCCAGCGGTTCGTCACCCCTCTCTCCGAGGTCTCGACGATCATCGACCAGTACGAGAACGCGCGGGCGTCGAGCGAGCGCGTCTTCGGTCTCATGCGCATCCCCGCGAGCATCACCGACGCCGACGATGCGATCACCCTCCGCGACCCGGCGGGCGAAGTGAGCTACGAGGACGTCACCTTCGGCTACGACGAGGAGGTCGTGATCGACGACGTCTCGTTCAGTGCCGACCCCGGCGAGACCATCGCGCTCGTCGGGCCGACGGGTGCGGGCAAGTCCACCCTGCTCAAACTCCTGCTGCGGCTCTACGACGTGGACGAGGGCTCGATAGCGCTCGACGGCCACGATATTCGGGGCCTGACCCTCGAATCGCTCCGCGAGGCGATCGGGTACGTCGCCCAGGATACCTACCTCTTCGATGGCACCATCGCCGAGAACCTCCGATATGGCGCGTTCGACGCGACCGAGGAAGAGATGGTCGAGGCCGCCAAAGCCGCCGAGTCACACGCGTTCATCACCGCGCTCCCGGAGGGTTACGACACACGCGTGGGCGAGCGCGGGGTCAAACTCTCGGGTGGACAGCGCCAACGCCTCGCGATCGCACGGGCGATGCTCCAGGACCCGCCGGTACTCGTGCTCGACGAGGCGACCTCTGACGTCGACACCGAGACGGAGGCCGCGATCCAGCGCTCGCTCGAACGTCTCACCGAGGACCGCACGACGTTCGTGATCGCCCACCGGCTCTCGACCGTGACGGACGCCGACCGGGTGTTCGTGCTCCGTGACGGGCAGATCGAAGAACGTGGGAGTCACGACGACCTCCTCGACGCCGAGGGGTCGTACGCCCGGCTCTGGCGTGCCCAGTCCGGCGGCGCGGTCGGCAGCGCGCTCGACTGA
- a CDS encoding NADPH-dependent FMN reductase: MTDPPHVVALCGSLREASYTRIALEHALAEAERLGATTDLVDLRALDLPIFDADDREAGDALAMKERIRRADTVLLGTPSYHGSYSSVLKAALDYCGFDEFEHTTVGLLSVAGGAFPITPLDHLRSVARALNAWVIPHHAAVPKARTKFENGELVDEASCERVATLGRRAVEYATIEPDPPSIESTENPGADD; this comes from the coding sequence ATGACCGATCCTCCACACGTCGTCGCGCTCTGTGGCAGCCTCCGGGAGGCGAGCTACACCCGGATCGCGCTCGAACACGCGCTCGCGGAGGCCGAACGGCTCGGCGCGACCACGGACCTCGTCGACCTCCGAGCACTCGATCTCCCGATCTTCGACGCCGACGACCGTGAGGCCGGCGACGCGCTCGCGATGAAGGAACGGATCCGCCGGGCCGACACCGTGCTCCTCGGCACGCCCTCCTACCACGGCTCGTACTCCTCGGTGCTGAAGGCCGCCCTCGATTACTGTGGCTTCGACGAGTTCGAACACACAACGGTAGGATTGCTGAGCGTCGCCGGCGGCGCGTTCCCGATCACGCCGCTCGACCACCTCCGGTCGGTCGCCCGGGCGCTCAACGCGTGGGTGATCCCCCATCACGCCGCGGTGCCGAAGGCCCGCACCAAGTTCGAGAACGGCGAACTCGTCGACGAGGCCTCGTGCGAGCGCGTGGCGACGCTCGGCCGGCGGGCGGTGGAGTACGCGACCATCGAACCCGACCCGCCGAGCATCGAGAGCACCGAGAACCCCGGCGCGGACGACTAG
- a CDS encoding GNAT family N-acetyltransferase has product MPGSVFLDGEDVTLRTIEEEDLDFLQRHINDPAVRTPIGATTPVNATDEREWFESMSEGDDVSLLVCADGDTVGTISLMDINADHGFGELGYWIAPDAWGEGYATAATRLLVGHAFDQRRLHKVSAKVFDYNTGSQRVLEKVGFTGEGVDREEAFVDGEYVDVHRYGLLEDEWRELQA; this is encoded by the coding sequence ATGCCCGGTTCAGTCTTCCTCGACGGCGAAGACGTCACGCTCAGAACCATCGAAGAGGAGGACCTCGACTTCCTCCAGCGCCACATCAACGACCCGGCCGTCCGCACACCGATCGGCGCGACGACCCCGGTCAACGCGACCGACGAACGCGAGTGGTTCGAGTCGATGAGCGAGGGCGACGACGTCTCGCTCCTGGTCTGTGCCGACGGCGATACCGTGGGGACCATCAGCCTCATGGATATCAACGCGGACCACGGCTTCGGCGAGCTCGGCTACTGGATAGCGCCCGACGCGTGGGGCGAGGGCTACGCCACCGCGGCGACGCGACTCCTCGTGGGGCACGCCTTCGACCAGCGCCGCCTCCACAAGGTCAGCGCGAAGGTCTTCGACTACAACACGGGCTCACAGCGCGTGCTCGAAAAAGTTGGCTTCACCGGGGAAGGCGTCGACCGCGAGGAAGCGTTCGTCGACGGCGAGTACGTCGACGTCCACCGCTACGGCCTGCTCGAAGACGAGTGGCGTGAATTACAAGCCTAG